ACGCGCGGCGAAGCCGTCTTCCGGCTGGCGGGCACGCGGCTGTGCGCCACCTATGGCCGTGAGCTCAAAGGCTTTTCCTTTCCCTCGCTATGGCGCGAAAAGGACCAGCGGCTTGTTTCAAAACTCATCCATGGCGTTTTCGACCAGAAATCCGTGGTGCTGATCACCTATGAAGGCTTCAGCCGCAACGGCCGCACCAACAAGTTCGAACTGCTTGTGCTGCCGCTTGATGGCGGCATCGAAAATCCACGCTGCCTGGGCGCGATAACAGCCGCTGAAAAACCGTTCTGGCTGGGAGCGGACCCAATCACCGACGTGCTCATTGATTCCATTCGCGTCGTTGATCCGGAGAAAGAACCGCTATTCCTGGCAAACCGGCCCGCGATCAATGTACCGTCGCTTGTGCCGTCCGAACTCGACGCACCGGAGACGATTTCGGCACTCGGGCGCGCGCGCCGGATTCGCCACCTTGTGGTGTTCGACGGCGGACGCGAGGAATAGCCGGAATACCCGAGCTCTGACGACCTGCTTTTTCCCTTTGTTAACCTGCACTGCGGTACTTTTCCGCTGAAATTCCTCGCATCGGCGCGGGAATGCCAAACGGGGTGTAGGCAGTCATGAGGTCAGCGGCGGTCGATTACGCGCCGTCCCGAGCTGAAAGGCGTAACTTTCAGCGCGTCCGGGTGAAGATTTATGGACGCTTCATGCTGGAAGACCGCACCGAACACCCCTGCCAAGTCGTCGACATGTCGCCTGGCAACGTAGCGCTGCGCACCGAGCGCATCGGCATGCCCGGCGAGAAAGTCATCGCCTATATCGATCACATCGGCCGCATCGAGGGCGTCGTCACCCGCACCCTGCAGGACGGATTCGCGATGACCGTGATCGCGTCGGACCGCAAGAAGGACAAGCTCGCCGCGCAATTGACCTGGCTCGCCAACAAGCACGAGCTCGATCTGCCGGAAGACCGCCGCCATGAACGCGTGGCGCCGCGCAACCCGACCAGCGTGCTTCAACTCACCGATGGGCGCCAGTACCAGTGCCGCATCATCGACCTGTCGCTTTCGGGCGCGGCGATCGAAATCGACGTCAAGCCGGCGATCGGCATCCAGGTGATGCTGGGCACCATGCGCGGACAAGTGGTGCGCCACTTCGAAGATGGGGTGGCCATCGAGTTCGCGGTCATACAGCGGCCCGAAACACTGGATTCAGAATTCAACGCACCCCGCACCTGATGCCGGTTGCAAATCGGTAGATCCAACCAAACCGGCCGTTTGCGGCCGGTTTTTGTTGATACGCCCGATTTGCGTATTCAGCCACGCGTCGGTGGGAAAGTCCGCCGAGGCCTACCCAACTTTGTGTTGCACACGCCCGTGCCGAACCGGCGCGCCAGCAAGCCCTGAGGCATCGAAAATCCTGAATACTTTTATATTTAAATGATTCAAACTTTACGTTTATTCTATTGGACTTTTACTTAATGTCTACTTCGGCCTTTTGCGTCAAATAAATCCAGTCGTGTCATTGTCTCCTCAAACGGGGAGACTAGAAAAATGAAGAACACGTGGGGCAGGCTGTTGCTTATGGCAATGGCGATGCAGCTTTCCGCCTGGGGGACAGCCTATGCAGCAGGACCGGTTTTCATGCACACCGGCGCCCGCACCACGCAGCCTGTCGGCCACTATGAGTTCTGCCAGCGCATACCGGTGGAATGCAACGAAAAGACCCCCAAGGGACCGCCGGTCGAACTGACCAGGAAGCTGTGGGCGACGATCGTCAACATCAACAACTCGGTCAACACCCGCATCAAGCCGCGTACCGATCTGGAAAATTACGGCGTCGAGGAATACTGGTCCTACCCTGACAACGGCTACGGCGACTGCGAAGACTACGCGCTGGAAAAGCGCCGTGAGCTGATGGATGCTGGTGTCCCGGCGGGTAATTTGCTGATGACGGTCGCGCGTCAGCCGAACGGCGATGGCCACGCGGTGCTGACCGTCCGCACCAGCCTTGGCGAATTCATCCTCGACAACCTCGAGCCCAAGGTCCTGTCCTGGACCGACACCGACTACACCTACCTGAAGCGCCAATCGACTGAGAATTCCGGCGTTTGGATCACGATCAACGACGGCCGCGCCGACGCGGTCGCCAGCGTCCGCTGAGGATGTAACGAGAAACCCGGTCGAGTCCCCACCCTCCCCGTCCCCAACGACCGGGTGAAAGGAGCCGGCCCCCGTCCCCGGGGCCGGCTCCGCCATTTCTGGCGATGGCCAGTCGAGCTAGATCTTTTTCAACCCCGCCTTGAACCGCTTGCCATTGGCGACGTAATGCGCGGCTGACCCACGCAGCCTTGCGACAGCGGCATCGTCCAGGGCCCTGACAACCTTCGCTGGCGAGCCGACGATCAGCGAATTGTCGGGAAATTCCTTGCCCTCGGTGACCAGCGCACCGGCGCCAACCAGCGAATTCCTGCCGATCCTGGCGCCGTTCAGCACAATGGCGCCCATGCCGATCAGGCTGTTGTCGCCGATCGTGCAACCGTGCAGCAGGGCGCGGTGGCCAATTGTGCAGCCTTCGCCGATGGTCAGCGGAAAGCCCGGATCGGTATGCATGATCGTGTGTTCCTGCACATTGGTGTCGGCGCCGATGATGATCGGCTCATTATCGCCGCGGATGACGACGCCGAACCAGATGCCTGCATCGCGGCCGACCTGGACATCGCCGATCAGCGTGGCGTCTGGCGCGATCCAGTTGCTGCCGGCCTCCTCGAAGGAGGGCTCTTTTCCGTCGATCGCATAGGCCGGCATTTGTCTCACTCCGAATCGTTCAGGCTGGGAAGCCGGCGGAACCTAGGGGAATGGCGACCCAGGAGGCAATGGCGATCAGCACGACGCCCAACGCCAGCGCCCAGATGGCCGCGGTACAGCCGCAGGAGATCAGCATCGCCGTCGATATCAGGCGGTTACGACGAGCATCCAGGGCATCGTTGACCAGCATGAACGGCCCGGCGCAGGCGGTCGCGACGAGAGAACGCAGCACATGCGCCGGCGACACATAAGGCTCAGCGAAGGCGACCTTGCGCCCCGCGATCAGTTCCATTGCCGATCCGGCAAGGCCGCAAACCGTCAACCCGACTGAAAACGCAAAAAGGACAAGCAGCATCGGACCCATCTTTACCATCCATTTACCATGAAATCGCACAGTCGTTGCAACAGCGCTGCAAGGGCCATGCCGCGTCATGTGTCCCGCCTGGGGACAGGCGGCAGAGATCGAGGATTTCATGAGACAGGCGGCGACCGCGACCGACCCGAAATTCACCGTGGTCGATTCCAGGCTGATGAAGCGGGTCTTCTACGCCTTCGCGACCTTGGC
The nucleotide sequence above comes from Mesorhizobium shangrilense. Encoded proteins:
- a CDS encoding PAS domain-containing protein, encoding MNQNGSITLFHYWNRLRDGRPAPKRSEIEPADIKSLLADTFILEKDTRGEAVFRLAGTRLCATYGRELKGFSFPSLWREKDQRLVSKLIHGVFDQKSVVLITYEGFSRNGRTNKFELLVLPLDGGIENPRCLGAITAAEKPFWLGADPITDVLIDSIRVVDPEKEPLFLANRPAINVPSLVPSELDAPETISALGRARRIRHLVVFDGGREE
- a CDS encoding PilZ domain-containing protein, yielding MRSAAVDYAPSRAERRNFQRVRVKIYGRFMLEDRTEHPCQVVDMSPGNVALRTERIGMPGEKVIAYIDHIGRIEGVVTRTLQDGFAMTVIASDRKKDKLAAQLTWLANKHELDLPEDRRHERVAPRNPTSVLQLTDGRQYQCRIIDLSLSGAAIEIDVKPAIGIQVMLGTMRGQVVRHFEDGVAIEFAVIQRPETLDSEFNAPRT
- a CDS encoding transglutaminase-like cysteine peptidase codes for the protein MKNTWGRLLLMAMAMQLSAWGTAYAAGPVFMHTGARTTQPVGHYEFCQRIPVECNEKTPKGPPVELTRKLWATIVNINNSVNTRIKPRTDLENYGVEEYWSYPDNGYGDCEDYALEKRRELMDAGVPAGNLLMTVARQPNGDGHAVLTVRTSLGEFILDNLEPKVLSWTDTDYTYLKRQSTENSGVWITINDGRADAVASVR
- a CDS encoding gamma carbonic anhydrase family protein, encoding MPAYAIDGKEPSFEEAGSNWIAPDATLIGDVQVGRDAGIWFGVVIRGDNEPIIIGADTNVQEHTIMHTDPGFPLTIGEGCTIGHRALLHGCTIGDNSLIGMGAIVLNGARIGRNSLVGAGALVTEGKEFPDNSLIVGSPAKVVRALDDAAVARLRGSAAHYVANGKRFKAGLKKI
- a CDS encoding DUF6949 family protein; this translates as MLLVLFAFSVGLTVCGLAGSAMELIAGRKVAFAEPYVSPAHVLRSLVATACAGPFMLVNDALDARRNRLISTAMLISCGCTAAIWALALGVVLIAIASWVAIPLGSAGFPA